One window of the Xiphias gladius isolate SHS-SW01 ecotype Sanya breed wild chromosome 11, ASM1685928v1, whole genome shotgun sequence genome contains the following:
- the LOC120796089 gene encoding dual specificity phosphatase 29 has product MSSSVVKSRSKNPYAAVQVDPDSDYITPGTLDLEQLFWTGTGAQYAHVNQVWPSVYIGDEKTALERPGLRDLGITHVLNAAEGKWNNVLTGADYYSDMEIQYYGVEADDKPTFNISQYFCPAAQFIHEALSHPQNKVLVHCVMGRSRSATLVLAYLMMKHSLTVVDAIEHVRQRRCILPNHGFLKQLRALDITLQEERLREKERNGRTIEHNN; this is encoded by the exons ATGTCCTCCTCTGTGGTGAAGTCCAGAAGTAAAAACCCGTACGCCGCGGTGCAGGTGGACCCAGACAGTGATTACATCACACCAGGAACATTAGACCTGGAGCAGCTGTTCTGGACTGGCACCGGGGCTCAGTATGCACACGTCAACCAGGTCTGGCCCAGTGTCTACATCGGGGATGA GAAGACAGCTCTAGAGCGGCCTGGCCTGAGGGACCTGGGTATTACACATGTCCTGAATGCTGCAGAGGGGAAATGGAATAATGTGCTGACTGGTGCTGATTACTACAGTGACATGGAAATCCAGTACTACGGTGTAGAGGCTGATGACAAACCCACCTTCAACATCTCCCAGTACTTCTGCCCTGCAGCCCAGTTCATCCATGAGGCCCTTAGTCACCCACAGA ACAAGGTGCTCGTGCACTGTGTGATGGGTCGGAGCAGGTCAGCGACTCTGGTCTTGGCATACCTGATGATGAAACACAGCTTAACTGTGGTGGATGCTATTGAGCATGTGCGACAGCGCCGATGTATCCTGCCCAATCATGGCTTCCTAAAACAGCTCAGAGCCCTGGATATCACATTGCAAGAGGAGAGGCTccgagaaaaagagagaaatggaagaaCAATAGAACACAACAATTAG